From one Coffea eugenioides isolate CCC68of chromosome 11, Ceug_1.0, whole genome shotgun sequence genomic stretch:
- the LOC113754324 gene encoding uncharacterized protein LOC113754324 produces MDAKISKAAAGGSKKKWSNTRRRLGRFLKEQRGRLYIVRRCVVMLLCWHE; encoded by the coding sequence ATGGATGCCAAGATCAGCAAAGCAGCCGCTGGAGGATCTAAGAAGAAGTGGTCAAACACTCGCAGAAGACTTGGAAGATTTCTCAAAGAACAGAGAGGAAGGCTTTACATAGTGAGAAGATGCGTTGTCATGCTTCTATGCTGGCATGAGTGA
- the LOC113753005 gene encoding UPF0496 protein 1-like, translating to MGSQFSKTKGQSTLTPPHRQGSNSSHSNHSSSNGEKAEDVASEADLSSYEAACQADPQLRSLDATLQERTSRAINSIAVGLDFRALSLDSLREVTECLLEMNQEVVNVILQCKKDIWKDQDLYDLVNDYFENSLQSLDFCTALEACLKRALHTQSIVLLALQKFEEEHENAQAHSQEESVNPYPKTLQELSNFKATGDPFTQEFFSLFQDVYKQQVLMLEKLQAKKRKLDKKLKSMKGWRKVSNVIFIAAFVSVLICSVVAAAVTAPPVVTALAAAAAVPLGSMGKWLNSIWSKCERDLKGQREVICSMQIGNYVVIKDLDSIRVLVDKLQIEIEALLQTADFAMREDEAVVIAVTEIKKKVNGFMKTIQDLNDHADKCSRDIRRARAVILRRIINYPSGSDQSNGMPFLS from the coding sequence ATGGGTAGTCAATTTAGCAAAACCAAGGGACAGAGCACGCTCACCCCACCGCATCGACAGGGCAGCAACTCCAGTCACAGCAACCATAGTAGTAGTAATGGGGAAAAAGCTGAGGATGTCGCCTCCGAAGCTGATCTGAGCTCCTACGAAGCCGCCTGCCAAGCCGATCCACAGCTCCGGTCTTTAGACGCCACTCTCCAGGAACGCACCAGCCGAGCCATCAACTCCATAGCGGTAGGCCTCGACTTCAGGGCCCTCTCCCTCGACTCCCTCCGGGAAGTCACCGAATGCTTGCTGGAAATGAATCAAGAAGTAGTCAACGTCATCCTCCAATGCAAGAAAGATATCTGGAAAGACCAAGACTTATACGATCTGGTCAACGATTACTTCGAGAATAGCCTTCAAAGTTTGGACTTTTGTACTGCCCTCGAAGCTTGCCTCAAGCGTGCCCTCCATACCCAATCCATTGTTCTCCTCGCCTTGCAGAAATTCGAGGAGGAACATGAAAATGCCCAAGCCCATTCCCAAGAAGAATCCGTCAATCCTTATCCGAAAACCTTACAGGAGTTGTCCAATTTTAAGGCCACCGGCGACCCTTTTACTCAGGAGTTCTTTTCCTTGTTTCAAGATGTTTATAAGCAGCAAGTTTTGATGTTAGAGAAACTGCAAGCTAAAAAGAGGAAGcttgacaagaaattgaagtcaATGAAGGGTTGGAGGAAGGTGTCTAATGTTATTTTCATAGCAGCTTTTGTGTCTGTTTTGATTTGCTCCGTCGTGGCTGCGGCCGTCACGGCTCCGCCGGTGGTGACGGCATTGGCTGCGGCAGCAGCGGTGCCATTGGGGTCGATGGGTAAATGGTTGAATTCTATTTGGAGTAAGTGCGAGAGGGATTTGAAAGGGCAGAGGGAGGTTATTTGCTCGATGCAGATTGGGAATTACGTAGTGATTAAGGACTTGGATAGCATTAGGGTGCTTGTGGATAAGCTGCAGATTGAGATTGAGGCATTGCTGCAGACAGCTGATTTTGCCATGAGGGAAGATGAGGCTGTGGTGATCGCCGTGACTGAGATAAAGAAGAAGGTGAATGGGTTTATGAAAACCATTCAGGATTTGAATGATCATGCTGACAAGTGTAGCAGGGATATTAGGAGAGCGAGGGCAGTGATTTTGAGGAGGATTATCAATTATCCCAGTGGCTCAGATCAGAGCAACGGTATGCCGTTTTTGTCATGA
- the LOC113753873 gene encoding pentatricopeptide repeat-containing protein At2g01390, which translates to MFTSHGSSRFLRKFQCFVVVRLDRPNGGYCKITTDCMYSSPKHEHPEPVRQNSPKTKKSSRLINKRDAEPKTYMRDTITKISNILRYSTWDSAKDQLEGLAIKWDSFTVNQALKTHPPMEKTWLFFNWAAGLKGFKHDRFTYTTMLDIFGEAGRMSSMKYVFQQMQEKGIKIDVVTYTSLLHWLSNDGDVDGAINLWLEMRAKGCHPTVVSYTAYMKILFDHNRAKEGVEVYKEMLQAGCKPNCHTYTVLMEHLANAGRFKEVMEIFSNMQKAGVPPDKATCNILVRKCCSAKNIETMQQILQYMREKALVLRIGVYREALETLMAAGENDMLLKQVNNHLSVENIENVENNKFVGFTGDNISSLDRALVLHLSSKQNLVAIDCLLADLRGKSIKLDSGVISLIIEVNCSHCRQVGALTALEYSVELDIEVERTAYLVLLGLLIRTNSLANVVDVVYVMARTGVSLGTHLSALVIYRLGCARELGCAVKVFGLLPDEQRSTTTYTALIAAYFSAGDVDKGLKAFETMKRLQINVALGTYRVLITGLEKSGQVHKLDTYRKEKKILQGRSCPQDVSSEEMICNLLFAGDFLV; encoded by the exons ATGTTTACTTCACATGGCAGCAGTAGATTTCTTAGAAAGTTCCAGTGCTTCGTCGTTGTACGCCTTGATAGGCCTAATGGTGGGTATTGCAAGATTACCACCGATTGTATGTATTCCTCTCCAAAACACGAACACCCGGAACCTGTTCGACAAAACTCCCCAAAGACGAAGAAATCTTCCAGATTAATTAATAAACGAGATGCAGAGCCTAAAACATATATGAGGGACACCATCACCAAAATATCCAATATATTGCGGTATTCAACATGGGATTCGGCTAAAGACCAGCTAGAGGGGCTTGCTATAAAGTGGGATTCTTTCACTGTTAATCAAGCTCTCAAGACCCATCCACCAATGGAGAAGACTTGGTTGTTTTTCAATTGGGCCGCCGGGCTAAAAGGGTTTAAGCACGATCGTTTTACTTATACGACTATGCTGGACATTTTCGGGGAAGCCGGGAGGATGTCATCAATGAAGTATGTATTTCAGCAAATGCAGGAAAAGGGAATAAAGATTGATGTGGTTACTTATACCTCTCTTTTACATTGGCTGTCTAATGATGGGGACGTGGATGGGGCAATTAACTTGTGGCTGGAGATGAGAGCAAAAGGATGTCATCCAACAGTGGTGTCCTACACTGCATATATGAAGATCTTGTTTGATCACAACAGAGCTAAGGAAGGCGTCGAGGTATACAAGGAGATGCTTCAAGCTGGTTGTAAGCCCAACTGTCACACATATACGGTTCTGATGGAACATCTTGCCAATGCTG GGAGATTCAAAGAAGTTATGGAGATCTTTAGCAACATGCAGAAAGCAGGGGTACCACCTGACAAAGCTACTTGCAATATTTTGGTTCGAAAATGTTGCAGTGCAAAAAACATAGAGACAATGCAGCAAATCCTCCAGTACATGAGAGAAAAGGCTCTTGTCCTTCGTATTGGTGTTTATCGTGAAGCTCTTGAAACTTTGATGGCTGCTGGAGAGAATGATATGCTCCTTAAACAAGTTAATAACCATTTATCTGTGGAAAACATTGAAAATGTAGAGAACAATAAATTTGTAGGTTTCACTGGGGACAATATATCTTCTCTGGATAGAGCACTTGTTTTGCACTTATCAAGCAAGCAAAATCTTGTAGCTATTGACTGCTTGCTAGCTGACTTGAGAGGCAAGAGTATCAAATTGGACTCTGGAGTAATTTCCTTGATTATAGAAGTAAATTGCTCTCATTGCAGACAGGTTGGAGCTTTGACAGCATTAGAATACAGTGTAGAACTAGACATAGAAGTTGAAAGAACTGCATATCTAGTTTTATTAGGTTTACTTATTAGAACAAATTCCCTTGCAAATGTTGTGGATGTTGTTTATGTAATGGCTAGAACAGGAGTATCCCTTGGTACTCACCTAAGTGCTCTGGTTATATATCGTCTTGGCTGTGCCAGAGAGCTTGGTTGTGCTGTAAAAGTATTTGGTTTATTGCCTGATGAACAAAGAAGTACTACTACATATACTGCACTAATTGCTGCCTACTTCTCCGCTGGTGATGTTGACAAGGGGCTGAAAGCCTTTGAAACCATGAAAAGGCTGCAAATTAATGTTGCACTGGGGACATACCGTGTGCTCATAACTGGCCTTGAAAAAAGTGGCCAAGTTCACAAGTTGGACACTTAtaggaaggagaagaaaatcCTGCAGGGCAGAAGCTGTCCCCAAGACgtttcaagtgaggaaatgatATGTAACCTTCTATTTGCTGGTGATTTTCTAGTTTGA
- the LOC113753738 gene encoding calcium uniporter protein 2, mitochondrial-like, whose protein sequence is MALKKTLAQRLFSIYRITNPSLASCRITSSTTAALNKALAPRSPDKIAPDPGDDGTFRRFFHRLPMGISPGLRSLPTGEGLIEKLRGMDIARDRIRLDGLRPPQPQQQEEEEQGKITVEDARKLLRLSQLETVKARLTQIEKNCISQEEFLEICGDGCWGSEQAKQFAKMLDESGTVIVLGNVVFLRPQQVVKAIQGLMPASVSVPVPHPTDPRLKEELEAMEEQKAAIDQKADLMVRRELWLGLAYMVLQTAAFMRLTFWELSWDVMEPICFYVTSIYCMAGYAFFLRTSKEPSFEGFFQSRFSSKQKRLMKLNNFDLEKYNELRKGFCPRSSQPAAPPNPISLTSWTNNDAEKMRVPT, encoded by the exons ATGGCGTTAAAGAAAACCCTGGCTCAGCGTCTATTCAGTATTTACAGAATAACCAATCCATCTCTAGCGAGTTGCCGGATTACTTCATCAACGACGGCGGCGCTTAATAAGGCCTTGGCCCCACGGAGCCCCGACAAAATCGCTCCGGATCCTGGAGATGACGGGACTTTCCGGAGGTTCTTCCACCGCCTACCGATGGGGATCTCGCCGGGGCTCCGGTCGCTGCCGACCGGGGAGGGGTTGATAGAGAAGTTGAGGGGAATGGACATCGCCAGAGATAGAATAAGGCTCGACGGACTGAGGCCGCCGCAGCCGCAGCagcaggaggaggaggagcagGGGAAGATAACGGTGGAGGACGCGAGGAAGCTGCTAAGACTGTCGCAGCTGGAAACGGTGAAGGCGAGGCTGACGCAGATTGAGAAGAACTGCATCTCGCAGGAGGAATTTCTGGAGATCTGCGGGGACGGGTGTTGGGGTAGTGAACAGGCCAAACAGTTCGCAAAGATGCTCGATGAATCCGGCACGGTTATCGTGCTAGGAAATGTCGTGTTTCTCAGACCTCAACAG GTTGTGAAAGCCATCCAGGGCCTAATGCCTGCATCTGTATCAGTACCAGTACCCCACCCGACCGATCCAAGATTGAAGGAGGAGCTGGAAGCAATGGAGGAGCAGAAGGCAGCCATTGACCAAAAGGCAGACCTGATGGTCCGTAGGGAGCTCTGGCTTGGGCTCGCCTACATGGTCCTCCAAACAGCTGCCTTCATGAGATTGACGTTCTGGGAACTTTCCTGGGACGTAATGGAGCCTATTTGCTTCTACGTCACATCCATTTACTGCATGGCTGGGTATGCCTTCTTCCTAAGGACATCCAAAGAGCCTTCCTTCGAAGGTTTCTTTCAGAGCCGATTTAGTTCCAAGCAGAAGCGATTAATGAAGCTTAacaattttgacctagaaaaGTATAATGAGCTCCGAAAAGGTTTCTGTCCTCGGTCATCGCAGCCGGCAGCCCCGCCGAATCCCATCTCATTGACTTCATGGACCAATAACGACGCCGAGAAGATGAGAGTTCCAACATAG
- the LOC113753330 gene encoding elongation of fatty acids protein 3-like gives MTLIQNVRYYLSEHPSIVKFRWSNTELWGSTWSFLFTSIAAYVVFSVFLHLLLNILIFRRNHHRPLPLGPLPALHSLSMALISATIFSGILLSTAAEIRDTRWFWRRSKTTTFQWLLCFPLGTRPSGRVFFWSYIYYLSRFLHSLRTCFTILRRRKLSVFQIFNHSILIFVSFLWLEFSQSFQVLAILLTTSIYAVVYGYRFWTAIGLPSACFPFVVNCQMVLLGCNLACHIGVLLLHLIKGGCNGMNAWTFNSVLNGAILLLSLNFYVKTHLRTRRKKQAVGVECENLHSSMKGKEADNNLDAVKDKDL, from the coding sequence ATGACTCTGATTCAGAACGTAAGATATTATCTGTCGGAACATCCTTCAATCGTTAAATTCCGGTGGAGCAACACGGAGTTGTGGGGATCCACCTGGTCCTTCCTCTTCACCTCCATCGCCGCTTACGTGGTTTTCTCCGTCTTCCTCCACCTCCTCCTCAACATCCTGATTTTCCGCCGCAACCACCACCGACCCCTCCCTCTGGGGCCCCTCCCGGCCCTCCATTCCCTCTCCATGGCCCTCATCTCCGCCACCATCTTCTCCGGGATCCTCCTCTCCACCGCCGCCGAGATCCGCGACACCCGTTGGTTCTGGCGCCGCTCCAAAACCACCACTTTCCAGTGGCTGCTTTGCTTCCCTCTGGGCACGCGCCCCTCGGGCCGCGTCTTCTTCTGGTCCTACATTTACTACCTCTCCCGCTTCCTCCACAGCCTCCGCACCTGTTTCACAATCCTCCGGCGCAGAAAACTCTCCGTCTTCCAAATATTCAACCACTCCATCCTAATCTTCGTGTCATTTTTGTGGCTGGAATTCTCTCAATCGTTCCAAGTCCTGGCCATCCTGCTGACGACTTCCATATACGCCGTGGTCTACGGGTACAGATTCTGGACCGCAATTGGGCTGCCGAGCGCGTGTTTCCCCTTCGTGGTGAACTGTCAGATGGTTTTGTTGGGGTGCAATCTGGCGTGCCACATCGGGGTGCTTCTGCTGCACCTAATAAAGGGTGGCTGTAACGGAATGAACGCGTGGACATTCAATTCGGTGCTGAACGGGGCAATTCTTTTGCTGTCGTTGAATTTCTACGTGAAAACGCATCTGCGGACGAGAAGAAAAAAGCAGGCCGTCGGCGTTGAATGTGAGAATCTCCATTCCTCGATGAAGGGGAAAGAGGCTGACAACAATTTGGACGCAGTCAAAGATAAAGATCTTTGA